Proteins encoded in a region of the Phacochoerus africanus isolate WHEZ1 chromosome 8, ROS_Pafr_v1, whole genome shotgun sequence genome:
- the SPATA2L gene encoding spermatogenesis-associated protein 2-like protein — translation MGSSSLSEDYRLCLERELRRGRAGVCGDPSLRAVLWQILVEDFDLHGALQDDALALLTDGLWGRADLAPALRGLARAFELLELAAVHLYLLPWRKEFTTIKTFSGGYVHVLRGALSEDLLIQSFRKMGYVRRDAHRLMVAAPPPARQLVQVALGCFALRLECEILGEVLAQLGTSVLPAEVLLQARRASADVASCVAWLQQRLAREEEPPPLPPRGSPAVCRARLDLYRDLQEDEGSDEASLYGGPSPGPDSPAASELACRPLFWEQSAQLWGAGGGAWGPAEASSPPYGASEEELESEPEAFSFLSLRRELLSQPGDLAAPQAPCSPERASPPRVHGPVPEPPGYQAHSCLAPGALPTLCCDTCRQLHAAHCPALPACRPGHVLHVLRGNSQRRLWLQRAQVDALLYEGPGAQP, via the exons ATGGGCAGCAGCTCGCTGTCCGAGGACTACCGCCTGTGTCTGGAGCGTGAACTGCGGCGCGGCCGCGCGGGCGTGTGCGGGGACCCATCGCTGCGCGCCGTGCTCTGGCAGATCCTGGTGGAAGACTTCGACTTGCACGGGGCGCTGCAGGATGACGCGCTGGCTCTGCTCACCGATGGCCTGTGGGGCCGCGCCGACCTGGCCCCCGCTCTGCGCGGCCTTGCCCGCGCCTTcgagctgctggagctggccgCCGTGCACCTGTATCTGCTGCCCTGGAGAAAGGAGTTTACCACCATCAAG ACCTTTTCCGGGGGCTACGTGCACGTGCTGAGGGGCGCACTCTCGGAGGACCTCCTCATCCAGAGCTTCCGGAAGATGGGCTACGTGCGCAGGGACGCCCACCGCCTCATGGtggccgccccgccccccgcccgccagCTGGTGCAAGTGGCCCTGGGCTGCTTCGCCCTGCGCCTGGAGTGCGAGATCCTGGGCGAGGTGCTGGCGCAGCTGGGCACCAGCGTGCTTCCGGCCGAGGTGCTGCTGCAGGCACGGCGGGCCAGCGCCGACGTGGCCTCCTGCGTGGCCTGGCTGCAGCAGCGCCTGGCGCGGGAGGAAGAGCCGCCGCCCTTGCCCCCTCGGGGCTCCCCGGCCGTGTGCCGGGCCCGGCTGGACCTGTACCGGGACCTGCAGGAGGACGAGGGCTCGGACGAGGCCAGCCTGTACGGCGGGCCCTCGCCAGGCCCGGACTCGCCCGCCGCCTCGGAGCTGGCCTGCCGGCCTCTGTTCTGGGAGCAGAGCGCCCaactgtggggggcggggggcggggcctgggggccGGCGGAGGCCAGCAGCCCGCCCTACGGGGCCTCGGAGGAGGAGCTGGAATCCGAGCCCGaggccttctccttcctctcgCTGCGCCGGGAGCTGCTGAGTCAGCCGGGGGACCTGGCTGCTCCCCAAGCTCCCTGCAGCCCCGAGCGGGCCAGCCCCCCGCGTGTGCATGGGCCAGTCCCTGAGCCCCCGGGCTACCAGGCCCACAGCTGCCTGGCCCCTGGtgccctgcccaccctctgctGTGACACCTGTCGCCAGCTGCACGCTGCCCACTGCCCCGCCCTGCCCGCCTGCCGCCCAGGCCACGTGCTGCACGTCCTGCGGGGGAACAGCCAGCGGCGCCTGTGGCTGCAGAGGGCACAGGTGGATGCCCTGCTCTACGAAGGCCCTGGGGCCCAGCCGTAG